In Oryza sativa Japonica Group chromosome 11, ASM3414082v1, the following are encoded in one genomic region:
- the LOC4349798 gene encoding CEN-like protein 2 — protein sequence MSRSVEPLVVGRVIGEVLDTFNPCMKMIVTYNSNKLVFNGHELYPSAVVSKPRVEVQGGDLRSFFTLVMTDPDVPGPSDPYLREHLHWIVTDIPGTTDASFGREVISYESPKPNIGIHRFIFVLFKQKRRQTVIVPSFRDHFNTRRFAEENDLGLPVAAVYFNAQRETAARRR from the exons ATGTCTAGGTCTGTGGAGCCTCTTGTTGTAGGGCGCGTGATTGGGGAAGTTCTTGATACCTTTAACCCATGCATGAAGATGATAGTGACCTATAACTCCAACAAGCTTGTATTTAATGGTCATGAGCTCTACCCATCAGCAGTTGTGTCTAAACCAAGAGTTGAGGTCCAAGGGGGTGACCTGCGATCTTTCTTCACATTG GTTATGACAGACCCAGATGTGCCAGGACCAAGTGATCCTTATCTAAGGGAGCACCTTCATTG GATTGTTACTGATATACCTGGGACAACGGATGCTTCTTTTG GACGCGAGGTCATAAGCTATGAGAGTCCAAAGCCGAACATTGGCATCCATAGGTTCATTTTTGTGCTCTTCAAGCAGAAGCGCAGGCAAACTGTAATTGTGCCATCCTTCAGGGACCATTTCAACACCCGCCGGTTCGCCGAGGAGAATGATCTTGGCCTTCCTGTGGCTGCTGTCTACTTCAATGCCCAGAGAGAGACTGCAGCCAGGAGGCGCTGA